The sequence GGCGCCGATGGCCGCGGCCACCCGAGCACGCCTGGAAGCCCACTTCGCCCCGCACGACGACGCCCTGGCCCGCCTGCTGGGCTACGAGCCGAGCTGGCGCCGATGACGCGACCGACGGGTGGAGGCGTGGCGGTCGAGGACGACCGCCACCTCCACCGGCTGGCACGCGGGAGCGGCCTCAACCTCATCGGTGCCGCGACGTCGAGCGCGGCGTCCTTCGGGGTCATCTTCGTCGTCACCAACGCGTTCGACCAGGCGACCGCCGGCGGCTTGTTCGCCGGCACCGCACTGTTCATGCTCATCGTCACCGTCGCCGGGCTCGGAGCCGACGTCGGTCTGGCTCGCTGGGTGCCGCACCTGATGGCCAGCGGCCGCACCGCTGACGTCCGGAGGTGCATGCGCAGCGCGGGCACGGCGGTCCTGGTCACGAGCGGGGTTGCCGCAGCGGTCATGGCCGTGCCCTCGTCACCACTGACGGGGCTGGTGGGCGGCGACGCGCCCGGCGTCGACCTCGCGCAGGGGATCCGCGTGCTGGCCGCCTTCGTCCCGGTCATGACGGTCTTCATGTTGCTGCTCGCCGCCACCCGCGCGTACGGGACGATGCGTCCCACGGTGGTCGTCGACAAAATCGTCCGCTCGACCGGCCAGGTCGTGCTGGTCGTGGTGGCGGCGGTGATCGGGACGGAGCTCGGGTGGTTGGCCGCGGCCTGGGCGCTCCCGCTGCTCCCGGCGACCGCCTGGGCCGGTCTCTGGCTCCGCCGCGTGGCAACCCGCGCACGCGATGCTGTGCGCCCCCACCTCGACACCGCCCCGGACGGGGACGACGCCGTCCGAGCGTTCTGGCGGTTCACGCTCCCACGTGCACTGGGTCAGGTGGTCCAGACGGCGATCCAGCGGGTGGATGTGCTGTTGATCGCCGCCCTCCTGGGCGTGCGGGACGCCGCCGTCTACACGGCCGCGACGCGCTTCATGGT is a genomic window of Euzebya sp. containing:
- a CDS encoding lipopolysaccharide biosynthesis protein, encoding MTRPTGGGVAVEDDRHLHRLARGSGLNLIGAATSSAASFGVIFVVTNAFDQATAGGLFAGTALFMLIVTVAGLGADVGLARWVPHLMASGRTADVRRCMRSAGTAVLVTSGVAAAVMAVPSSPLTGLVGGDAPGVDLAQGIRVLAAFVPVMTVFMLLLAATRAYGTMRPTVVVDKIVRSTGQVVLVVVAAVIGTELGWLAAAWALPLLPATAWAGLWLRRVATRARDAVRPHLDTAPDGDDAVRAFWRFTLPRALGQVVQTAIQRVDVLLIAALLGVRDAAVYTAATRFMVFGQMGIQAIQQMLQPQLSRLFADGDHPAAKSVFAAATTWTILLTWPPYILFAGLAPSLLVVFGDGYGEGATTVSILCAAMLVSTATGPVDVVLLMAGRSGLSLGNNAVALVLNVVLNIVLLPRVGITGAAIAWSVAIVVRNLLPLWQIRREVGFTLAGGKALRAAVLAGATFGPAALVARSAVELRWAPTLVLVGVATAAYGLGVWRARGRLEVDILARALRRRRTPTAASRP